The window ccttcccaatggccctgcctccttctttgtgcctcctgcctcaaaggcctgacctcattggtccggcctctttcgcgatgcctcttGCCTgatgggccggcctcctgcctctgtggccctgcctcctgccatggccttgctgtgtaaagccctctgagcggagtttgtgattttgggctatataaaataaactttggAATACTCCAATGAGTGCATCGTAATGAGTGAGCttcaaatgaaatgattggacaAGCTTCGTCCTGCAAGAGCCACAAATActaatttattttctgtgttttttgtcagagcatttgatttattgatgacTGTCGGAATGTAATGAGagtgttttttctctttgaagGCACCGATGAAGATAAGCTGTAATTACGTCTGTGTGTTTTAGGATATGAGCTTGTGAATGTTCCCGGGGATGTCTCAACAAATACCTAGTTCATAATACTGCAAATGCTCAGGCTTTCCTTAGTTGGGCCATAGGCATGTTCACCATTCTTTGTAAATGAAGATCTTTGAGATTATTTCCTTGTTCAAAGTCTAACCGATTACAAACCTAGCAGATCAAGTCATGATTTATCTCACCACTTATACTGGGCAGGGCGATCTGACTGGTCGTTAATGGTGGAACCCAGTTGATGCAATAGGGGCCACACCACTGATCTCCCTTCTTCACTGAAGGGATCAAACCCAGCTCCCATCATGAGGCGGTTTGGGCCCCAGGTGTTAGACAGACTCTGGGTTCCCTGATGGTTCCACTGGGAACGTAGAAAACACGGTGACCAAACCACACGCACAGCATAATTAAATGACGATACAATATCAGAAAGAGTTACTGCGAGAGGAAGTAGTACAGCACGGCTCAACACGAGTGCTTGTTCAGCCCATAATATGGAAAGTTATGTTTATGTGCCGTGAGTGCACTGTTCATTCAGAGCAACAAATACAGCACCACATCCACATCTCAGGATCAACTCTTGTACCAGAACTTCAATGACCGGAAACAACAATGGCACGTATGGATTGTGATACCTTACAGGGGCTTATTCTGTTGCACAAAATCAACCATTATTCCTGGAATGCAATACTATACGTATAGGATAGCTAGATATTGAAATACAACAGTGCTCGTCAACCCAAGTTATCTTCCACATCACACCTTATGTCCTTTCTCGTGACGCACTTGGGGACTAATCAGTTGGATGAACCAAGGTTACATGTCatactgtaagtgtgtgtgtgcgtgtgtgcaggtgGCGTCTTGTCCCCCGGGTGTTGAGGGATGTGTCCACAGTggatctctctgtctctgtgctggGCCACAAGCTCAGCATGCCTGTCTGTGTTGCCGCCACAGCAATGCAGAGGATGGCTCATCCTGAAGGAGAGACAGCTACAGcaagaggtacacacacacactgtacacatacatCATGTAACTTGGAAATATATACGGATtaaagttagggctggctcaatagcattgtacatatatatatatatatatatatatatatatatatatatatatatatatatatcaatatttgagTTCAAGAATCAAATCCTTATCAGGAAGGAGAATATGTGTCCCTCAGACCTGTACATCTCTGGTGGCTCTGAGGCCCATTCCTATAGGTTGTAATATATGTGTCTACTCAGCATGCCGAGCAGTGGGGACAGGGATGATGCTGAGCTCCTGGGCCACCTCCactatagaggaagtgatgtcagcAATGACAGCCTCACCAGGCGGCGGCGTCATGTGGCTGCAGCTCTACATCTATAAGGACCGAGAGCTCACAATCTCCTTGGTCCGCCGGGCAGAAGAGGCCGGCTACAAGGCTATCTTTGTTACCGTGGATACGCCATACCTGGGAAGGAGACGGGATGACATGCGCAACCATTTTAAACTGCCCCCACACCTGAGGTAGGAACCAAACATCACTAATCACTTCCCAAATTCCACCATGAAGACCACAAAGTGTGTCCAAtagtaactgtgtgtgtgtgtgtcctcagccTGTCCAACTTCTCATCAGCCTCCCTGGCTTTCTCTGAGGGAAACTACGGCAATGACAGTGGTTTGGCTGTTTACGTTGCCAAGGCAATAGACCCCTCTCTCTGTTGGGACGACATCACATGgctaaaaaaacatacataccTACCAGTGATTGTGAAAGGGGTAGTTAATGGTATATTAACACACACCGTACACACTTTGTTTGCTTAacctaataataaaaataagattTTCTTAATGTGATtcttaaaaaaggaaaaatcagAAGTTTTTTAGTAAGTGATTAAAGTCAGTGTTGTGTAGTTGTTGGTATTTGCCTTTCTGGAATCAAGATACGCTTAATGGTGGCATAAGGACCCCACTTCTAGCTATGCAAATATCTCTGAAAATattagaataaaatgttttgttgttgtctggatCCAGATGAACTtgttcacctgtgtgtgtgtgtgtgtgtgtgtgtgttgtcaggtGATGATGCCGCACAGGCTGTGACCTATGGCGTCGACGGCATCCTGGTGTCCAATCACGGAGCTCGACAACTGGATGGGGTTCCTgccacagtgtgtacattgttCTTTTATGAAATATAAGGTACACGACAGTGTCATCCATCTCTGATATGATGGAACTCTTTACAGTCCAGAACATGGTATAAACTGCACCTATTACATACTCTCAGTCGCGGTCCCAGCTCACATTGCTGAGGGGACCGTGGACTTACAATATACTTCCAGTAAATATGGAATCTAAAGTAGTGGACTACTAACTCACTGGTCTTATAACTGTACGTGTTATTCCATTCCTTTCTGAGTCGTCTTTCCATTCAATCGTCACAAATGAGATATAACTTCTAATTCATGAGCAAtaaccgagagagagaggaatttGTTTCAGTTGGTCAATATTTAATTGTTCTTTCATGTGAGGTGGTAATGGCCACATCTGTCTTGAGACAAAGACAAGCATTCCCTCAAAATGGGAACATCCGTCAGTCACACGTTGTCATGTCAGAATGTATTAACCAACAGCGAGTCCTACCCGGCCAGCGCCTCGTTCTTCAACAAAGGCAAAGCACCACCACAAGcgggcatatatatatgtatatatgtctgtACATATACAATGTCTGTAGCGCAGCTTAGAAAGGTTTATTGAATATAGGGAACAGGGTTGAACCCCTGCGACATTCCCGAAAAGTAGCAGACCCTGACAGTATGGAACACAAGGCAATCAGTGTAGGAGGAGTTCAAAAAGGGGTCAGACCCAGAAGATCAGGCAAAAAGGGGAACAGGCTAACAATCTCGACAAGAGCCAGGCAAAGAGGATCCAAAGTCCAAAAGGTATGTATTGATTTTCAGACCACTGCAGCAAGCTCGATTTGCCTTTAAACGCCCCCCCTTCCCTCCGCCGGTCTCTAGTGGTTGTTTCGGGAAACGCTCTCCCTAGTGAGTGGAGGCACCGTCAGGTTGAAGATGGAAGCTGAGAATGACTAAACCAACTTTTAGGaagttactttttatttttcatgggCTTTGTTGAAAATAAGGTGAACATAGAATTTCACCAGCCACCTTTTCAATGTGCTTTCTGTGACAATAAAACATATgaagtcaagtgtgtgtgtgtgtgtgtgtagctggatgtgttggaggaggtggtgcaggCAGTGCAGGGTCGCTGTGACGTCTACATGGACGGAGGAGTGCGGCGGGGTACCGACGTCCTCAAGGCCTTGGCCCTGGGAGCGAAGGCCGTGTTCGTCGGCCGCCCGGTGCTGTGGGGCCTCGCCTGCCAGGTGAGGCGCCGCCTCGCTCAGCCTCTGATGCCACATCCGTAGAGGGTGTTACAATCTAATCTACCACAAGCTCCTCCTAGTTGAATCGAGCAACTGagcaaacatgtgtgtgtgggtgtgtgtgtgtgtgtgtgtgtgtgtgtgtgtgtgtgtgtgtgtgtgtgtgtgtgtgtgtgtgtgtgtgtgcgtgtgtgtgtgtgtgtgtgtgtgtgtgtgtatgtgtgtgtgtgtgtgtgtgtccaggggGAACAGGGAGTTACAGAGGTTCTGGAACTTCTAAAAGGGGAGCTGCGACTCGCTATGGCCCTGTCAGGTAagacatgcatacacacacacacacacacacacacacacacacacacacacacacacacacacacgcacgcacacacagggcaCCTGCTTTGAGGAAATGAAGTTTGGCTCACgaaaaaacaaaagtgtaaaGATGTGCTTGCTGTAAAACATGACCATCCAGCTCCTCGTCTTCACTGAAtgtctctcaccctctctctctctttctctctctctctctctctctctctctctctctcaggttgtCGCTCTGTGTCTGAGGTGAGCAGGTCCCTGGTCAGGAGAGTGGAGTTCACCTCCAGGATGTAAGAGAAGAATCTGCCCTCCAATCACTGGACATTCATTTGTCAAATGACCTATTTTGTGTTTCCAGACTTGTTTGTTGTTCTACTGGAAATAACATATATAGGCTTATCTCGTGTAAAACGGAGGTGTGTCGtgaagtaaataataataacaggaaCCAAATAAATGGTAAACAGGTCACTGTGCTAGAATGTGTCTTAGTGCAGTAACTTCTTCCGGAGAGGAGACCGTGACCATGTTTGTGAGCCAGAGATCAGAATAAAAGGTTGCACTCTCTGGAACACACCtgctgattcttttttttgtgagccGTCGTTGGGACCTGGACTCAACGagcatctctctctccgccATTTCGAACCGTCCTTCATCAGAATGCTGTCATCCAAGTTCTGTCATAATGTAATAGTTTTATTTAACATAATTGTTCCTTCTGCGGGGCGAAAAGAAAGTGGGATTTACCCCGTCCTGGTTGTATTTAGTGCCAGGGTGACAGTGACGGTGACAGTCGAGAAAAGTCGGTGTCAGGAATATTCTTTAATACCAGGAGGTAAGAACTTATAAACCAAATCAGATAG of the Cyclopterus lumpus isolate fCycLum1 chromosome 8, fCycLum1.pri, whole genome shotgun sequence genome contains:
- the hao1 gene encoding hydroxyacid oxidase 1, with protein sequence MSVQRVCVADFEVEAKRVLPKAVYDYYRSGADEQHTLADNVAAFNRWRLVPRVLRDVSTVDLSVSVLGHKLSMPVCVAATAMQRMAHPEGETATARACRAVGTGMMLSSWATSTIEEVMSAMTASPGGGVMWLQLYIYKDRELTISLVRRAEEAGYKAIFVTVDTPYLGRRRDDMRNHFKLPPHLSLSNFSSASLAFSEGNYGNDSGLAVYVAKAIDPSLCWDDITWLKKHTYLPVIVKGVVNGDDAAQAVTYGVDGILVSNHGARQLDGVPATLDVLEEVVQAVQGRCDVYMDGGVRRGTDVLKALALGAKAVFVGRPVLWGLACQGEQGVTEVLELLKGELRLAMALSGCRSVSEVSRSLVRRVEFTSRM